The genomic region TCATGGAAACCATAGTGTATAAAACCGCGCAGTATATACCACTTGCTATGATTGGTTTTGGCATTCAGGAGTTTTTTATCATACATATGTTTAGTGTGCTAGTGGGGCATCTTAACCATGCCAATGTGGGTTGGAATTATGGATTTTTAGGATATATTTTTAATAATCCTAAAATGCATATCTGGCATCATTCTAAAGAATTACCCGAAGCTTATCCCTACGGAATGAACTTTGGACTCAGTTTAAGTATTTGGGATTATATTTTTAAAACAGCCTATATTCCAAAGAGTGGAAAAAGCATCGAACTGGGGTTTGAGGGAGACGAAGATTTTCCGAAAAATTTTAAAGACCAGATGACTTTTCCGTTTAAAAAATAATAAAGAATCAAATTAATAAAAGATAGAGAAATGATCATAGAACAGTTTAATGACGAAGCTTTAGCTCATTATTCGTATGCTATTGTAAGTGAAGGCCAAATGGCAATTGTAGATCCATCAAGAAACCCAATGCCATACTATGTCTTTGCTGAAGCACATAACGCAAAGATAGTTGCGGTTTTCGAAACGCATCCACATGCCGATTTTATAAGTAGTCATTTACAAATTCATGAAGAGACTACAGCAACGATTTTTGTGAGCAAATTGGTGGGAGCAGATTATGATCATAAAAGTTTTGATGAAGGTGATAGCTTTCAATTAGGGAAAGTAAACTTCAGCGCTTTAAATACGCCGGGGCATAGTCCAGATAGTATAACCGTGGTGGCCAAAGAAGGAGAAGAAACCGCACTTTTTACCGGGGATACGTTATTTATTGGTAATGTTGGACGTCCCGATCTTCGAGAAAATGCAGGAAATATGAAAGCCAAACGTATCGAGCTCGCTAAAGATATGTACAATACGATGCAAACTAAATTTAATGATTTGCCGGATGATGCTTTAGTATATCCTGCACACGGAGCAGGTTCATTGTGTGGTAAAAATATGAGCAGTGATTCTTCAAGTACGCTAGGAAATGAGCGTATGGGAAACTGGGCTTTTAAAGAACAAAGTGAAGAAGAATTTGTAGAAGAGATTTTAAAAGATCAGCCGTTTATTCCTTCTTATTTTGGTTTTGATGTAGATGTGAATAAAACCGGAGCTTTAAACGTGCAAAAAGCAAAATATAATGTTCCGATTTTTCTAAATGTCGATGAAGTTGAAGAAGGATTAATGATTGTAGATACCAGGGGTGGGGACGATTTTAAAAAATCGCATTTACCTGGAAGTATCAACATAATGGCAACTTCACCCAAGCAAAAGTTTGAAACCTGGCTGGGAGCGATTATTCAGCCTGAAGAAGATTATTATTTAGTAGTTCCTTCCGTAGAAAATATCGATGCACTTTTAGAGCGTGTAGCTAAAATTGGTTACGAAAAGCAGCTAAAAGCAGTAATCACACTTGCTGAAAACCTGGAAGGATCTATGGAATTTCTAGAAGTAGAAGATTTTAAAGAGCATCCTTCAGAATACACCATTGTGGATATAAGAAATGCTTCAGAAGTTGCCGAAGGAAAGTTTTTCGAAAGTGCGATTGCGATTCCGTTAAACGAATTAAGAAATCGTACTGATGAAATTCCT from Zunongwangia profunda SM-A87 harbors:
- a CDS encoding MBL fold metallo-hydrolase, whose protein sequence is MIIEQFNDEALAHYSYAIVSEGQMAIVDPSRNPMPYYVFAEAHNAKIVAVFETHPHADFISSHLQIHEETTATIFVSKLVGADYDHKSFDEGDSFQLGKVNFSALNTPGHSPDSITVVAKEGEETALFTGDTLFIGNVGRPDLRENAGNMKAKRIELAKDMYNTMQTKFNDLPDDALVYPAHGAGSLCGKNMSSDSSSTLGNERMGNWAFKEQSEEEFVEEILKDQPFIPSYFGFDVDVNKTGALNVQKAKYNVPIFLNVDEVEEGLMIVDTRGGDDFKKSHLPGSINIMATSPKQKFETWLGAIIQPEEDYYLVVPSVENIDALLERVAKIGYEKQLKAVITLAENLEGSMEFLEVEDFKEHPSEYTIVDIRNASEVAEGKFFESAIAIPLNELRNRTDEIPTDKPIVVHCAGGYRSAAGSSIIDEQLSVATVFDLSDAVKDFK